The proteins below come from a single Marinobacter bohaiensis genomic window:
- the trpA gene encoding tryptophan synthase subunit alpha, which translates to MSQATRLETRFAAIRSENRPALVTYVTAGDPDPDTSLDILRGLPAAGADVIELGMPFTDPMADGPAIQKAAQRALRNGQTQRRTLDMVRRFREENSDTPLVLMGYYNPIYRYGVERFLADAAEAGVDGLIIVDLPPEHDRALFASATDLGIDLIRLVTPTTHGERLARVLEGASGFVYYVSVAGVTGGASASLDSVDSALARFREHTDLPIAVGFGIRNADQAAAIGRISDAVVVGSALVECIERSKDSAGARDAVLGLTRELADGVRRAR; encoded by the coding sequence ATGAGCCAGGCAACCCGACTGGAAACCCGTTTTGCAGCCATTCGATCTGAAAACCGGCCGGCGCTGGTGACCTACGTGACCGCCGGCGATCCCGACCCGGACACGTCGCTCGACATTCTGCGCGGTCTGCCAGCGGCGGGCGCGGACGTGATCGAGCTGGGCATGCCCTTCACCGACCCCATGGCCGACGGCCCGGCAATCCAGAAGGCGGCGCAGCGGGCGTTGCGTAACGGTCAGACCCAGCGCAGAACGCTGGACATGGTGCGTCGGTTCCGCGAGGAAAACAGCGACACGCCGCTGGTGCTGATGGGGTACTACAACCCGATCTACCGCTATGGCGTCGAGCGCTTTCTGGCGGATGCGGCCGAGGCCGGGGTGGACGGGCTGATCATCGTCGACCTGCCGCCGGAGCATGACAGGGCGCTGTTCGCCTCGGCCACGGACCTGGGCATCGACCTGATCCGCCTGGTCACGCCGACGACCCACGGTGAACGGCTGGCCCGCGTGCTGGAGGGCGCCTCCGGGTTCGTTTACTACGTCTCCGTGGCCGGTGTGACCGGTGGCGCGTCAGCCAGCCTGGACAGCGTGGACAGCGCGCTGGCCCGTTTCCGCGAGCACACGGACCTGCCCATCGCGGTGGGATTCGGTATCCGCAACGCCGACCAGGCCGCCGCCATTGGCCGGATCAGCGACGCGGTGGTGGTGGGCTCGGCGCTGGTGGAGTGTATCGAGCGATCCAAGGATTCGGCCGGAGCTCGCGACGCGGTGCTGGGACTGACCCGCGAGCTGGCCGACGGGGTACGCCGGGCTCGCTAG
- a CDS encoding EAL domain-containing protein produces the protein MMHLGRWTTGPVTMWKGVMVAMWLACALPALAETLSIDGDSGQFRLNDRIEYRLDGTRPLEQVVQQEPWQAKSDDRVLNLGFTDQSVWIRTSLTIPGPLRQQWFLVIPYPLLEEVDLFILPNGQLPASYHTSREKTENQRKQAHSYEVALPLPRDLSGQVTLVLRASSATSLQVPVELWSEDRLLNHFSRESLYWGIYFGILAAMATYNLFLFLSIRDSAYGYYVLYIGSISLLMLCISGAGSAWIWSGEPLLTRYALPTSTALVSLFAVMFARSFLKWEEISYRWERSLGITAGLAGILIVYTWLDPTNGALFAGLLGTLVIVLVISVGLAALRDGVASARYFVLAWAAFAVGAALYLLSVFNLLPVNALTNHAMQAGSAAEVLLLSFALAHRIKDERARKLAALQRHQLAENQIRDLEIQSLEQAMHDPVTNLPNTSMLNQQLQTVISREQTVALVLVHYPQVKDIASSMGRHLAEEMFCQLTKKLNHTLAMLGGAICLETRQPAYIAIPEFGSAAFIVELEHLKGRLRPYVEQVVGHHEVSFHTVRLPVLMNLHCGVAIFPEHGDSTEILYQHASAARDSSAASKVPVQVYSEDISGFARRRLELLTALPSAIEAGELELYLQPQMTDMGRELVGAEVLLRWHSPRFGPVPPWEIIEIAENSGLMDLLSRYVVAQSWRTMQALRERHLDITCSINLSVQNLTDRHFIPDALEGIREHGIPMDRVIFEVTETSMMHNMESVIGSLLLIADSGCRIALDDFGTGYSSLAYLSRLPIHELKIDRCFISQMCSNRNDLEIVKNTLKLARTLNLESVAEGVEDQSTVAKLDELGCHRLQGYLFAKPMPVDEFCRWALRQTADESAGKGR, from the coding sequence ATGATGCATCTCGGCAGATGGACCACCGGGCCGGTGACGATGTGGAAGGGGGTGATGGTGGCCATGTGGCTGGCGTGCGCCCTGCCGGCCCTCGCCGAAACGCTGTCGATTGACGGCGACAGCGGCCAGTTCCGTCTCAACGACCGCATAGAATACCGGCTGGACGGTACCCGGCCTCTTGAGCAAGTCGTACAGCAGGAGCCATGGCAGGCCAAGTCCGACGATCGGGTGCTGAACCTGGGATTCACCGATCAATCGGTCTGGATCCGGACCTCCCTCACCATCCCGGGCCCCCTACGCCAGCAATGGTTCCTGGTCATCCCCTACCCTCTGCTTGAGGAAGTGGACCTGTTCATCCTGCCCAACGGACAATTACCGGCGAGCTACCACACCAGTCGCGAGAAGACCGAAAACCAGCGCAAACAGGCCCACAGCTACGAGGTGGCGCTGCCCTTGCCCCGGGATCTGAGCGGCCAGGTGACCCTGGTGCTGCGGGCCAGCTCCGCCACATCCCTGCAGGTGCCGGTCGAACTGTGGAGTGAGGATCGTCTGCTGAACCACTTTTCCCGGGAAAGCCTCTATTGGGGCATCTACTTCGGCATCCTGGCGGCCATGGCCACCTACAACCTGTTCCTGTTTCTTTCGATACGGGACTCAGCCTACGGCTACTATGTGCTCTACATTGGCTCCATCAGCCTGCTGATGCTCTGCATTTCCGGGGCCGGCAGCGCCTGGATCTGGAGCGGGGAGCCTCTGCTGACCCGCTATGCCCTCCCCACCAGCACCGCACTGGTGTCCCTGTTTGCCGTGATGTTTGCTCGCAGTTTCCTGAAGTGGGAGGAGATTTCCTATCGCTGGGAACGTAGCCTGGGCATCACCGCCGGGTTGGCCGGGATACTGATCGTCTATACCTGGCTCGATCCCACCAACGGCGCCCTGTTTGCCGGATTGCTGGGTACCCTGGTGATCGTGCTGGTCATCTCCGTTGGGCTCGCGGCCCTGAGGGACGGCGTCGCCAGCGCCCGCTACTTCGTACTGGCCTGGGCCGCGTTTGCCGTGGGGGCCGCCCTGTATCTGCTGAGTGTCTTCAATCTTCTGCCGGTCAACGCTCTCACCAACCATGCCATGCAGGCCGGCTCGGCCGCCGAGGTGCTGCTGCTCTCCTTTGCCCTGGCCCACCGCATCAAGGACGAACGGGCGCGTAAACTGGCGGCCCTGCAAAGACACCAACTGGCCGAGAATCAGATTCGGGATCTGGAAATTCAGAGTCTCGAGCAAGCCATGCATGACCCGGTCACCAACCTGCCCAACACCTCAATGCTCAACCAACAGCTGCAAACGGTCATCAGCCGGGAGCAAACGGTCGCTCTGGTGCTGGTCCACTACCCGCAGGTCAAAGACATAGCGTCCAGCATGGGACGCCATCTGGCGGAGGAAATGTTCTGCCAGTTGACGAAGAAACTGAACCACACGCTCGCCATGCTCGGCGGCGCCATTTGCCTGGAAACCAGACAACCGGCATACATTGCGATCCCCGAGTTCGGTTCAGCGGCATTCATCGTCGAACTGGAACACCTGAAAGGCAGGCTGCGGCCATACGTCGAACAGGTGGTCGGGCACCATGAAGTGTCGTTCCACACCGTCCGGCTTCCCGTGCTCATGAACCTGCACTGCGGCGTAGCCATTTTCCCGGAACACGGTGACAGCACGGAAATCCTCTACCAGCACGCCTCGGCCGCGCGGGACAGCAGTGCGGCCAGCAAGGTGCCGGTGCAAGTGTACAGTGAGGACATTTCCGGCTTCGCCCGACGCCGACTGGAACTGCTGACGGCCCTGCCATCGGCCATCGAAGCCGGCGAACTGGAGCTGTACCTGCAACCACAAATGACCGATATGGGGCGCGAGCTCGTCGGGGCGGAAGTCCTGTTGCGCTGGCACAGCCCGCGCTTCGGCCCCGTGCCACCCTGGGAAATCATTGAGATTGCAGAGAATTCCGGCCTGATGGACCTGCTCTCGCGCTACGTCGTTGCGCAGTCCTGGAGAACCATGCAGGCCCTGCGCGAACGCCACCTGGACATCACCTGCAGCATTAACCTGTCGGTTCAGAACCTGACCGACCGCCACTTCATCCCGGACGCGCTCGAGGGCATTCGGGAACATGGCATTCCCATGGATCGCGTGATCTTCGAGGTGACCGAGACCTCCATGATGCACAACATGGAGTCGGTCATTGGGTCCCTGCTGCTCATCGCCGACAGCGGTTGCCGGATTGCGCTGGACGATTTCGGCACGGGCTACTCGTCACTGGCGTACCTGAGCCGCCTGCCGATCCACGAACTGAAGATCGACCGCTGCTTCATCAGCCAGATGTGCTCCAACCGCAACGACCTGGAAATCGTCAAGAACACCCTGAAACTGGCCCGCACCCTCAACCTGGAAAGCGTGGCCGAAGGCGTGGAGGACCAGTCCACCGTGGCGAAGCTCGACGAGCTGGGCTGCCACCGGCTGCAGGGCTACCTGTTTGCCAAGCCCATGCCGGTGGATGAGTTCTGTCGCTGGGCGTTACGGCAAACGGCCGACGAGAGTGCCGGGAAGGGCCGATGA
- a CDS encoding sulfate/molybdate ABC transporter ATP-binding protein, giving the protein MSIEIQGINKFFDQFQALHDIDLTIPDGQLTALLGPSGSGKTTLLRIIAGLETPERGRILFSGRDVTQLHVRDRRVGFVFQHYALFRHMTVAQNVAFGLDVLPRGERPGKPEIRKRVKELLEMVQLDHLAGRYPAQLSGGQKQRIALARAMAMRPEILLLDEPFGALDAKVRKDLRRWLRNLHDELHFTSVFVTHDQEEALELSDQVVVMSNGRVEQVDSPLELYARPDSRFVFEFLGQVNVLSGRISDGAIRQGDAWVRLPESCDNDDAQLYLRPHEVRLTQTPGEDAHLPFRIEAINVIGAEVRIELKPDGWACDELWEVGISHTEFNARRPQRGDRCYAVPEVGHLFCEHAEEPRTLDWAQRQDAEMHQTS; this is encoded by the coding sequence ATGAGTATCGAAATCCAGGGCATCAACAAGTTCTTCGACCAGTTCCAGGCGCTGCACGACATTGACCTGACCATCCCCGATGGCCAGCTCACGGCGCTGCTGGGGCCGTCCGGTTCCGGCAAGACCACGCTGCTGCGCATCATCGCGGGCCTGGAAACTCCGGAGCGGGGCAGGATCCTGTTCAGCGGCCGTGACGTCACGCAACTGCACGTGCGCGACCGCCGCGTTGGCTTCGTGTTCCAGCACTACGCGCTGTTCCGCCACATGACCGTGGCCCAGAATGTGGCCTTCGGTCTGGATGTGCTGCCGCGTGGTGAGCGTCCGGGCAAGCCCGAGATCCGCAAGCGCGTCAAAGAGCTGCTGGAGATGGTCCAGCTCGACCACCTGGCCGGGCGTTACCCGGCGCAGCTGTCTGGTGGCCAGAAACAGCGCATCGCCCTGGCGCGCGCCATGGCCATGCGCCCGGAAATCCTGTTGCTGGACGAACCCTTCGGCGCGCTCGACGCCAAAGTGCGCAAGGACCTGCGCCGCTGGCTGCGCAATCTGCACGACGAGCTGCACTTCACCAGTGTGTTCGTCACCCATGACCAGGAAGAGGCGCTGGAGCTGTCCGACCAGGTGGTGGTGATGAGCAACGGTCGGGTGGAGCAGGTGGACTCGCCGCTGGAACTCTACGCTCGTCCGGACAGCCGTTTCGTGTTCGAATTCCTGGGGCAGGTCAACGTGCTGTCCGGCCGCATCAGCGACGGCGCCATCCGTCAGGGCGACGCCTGGGTGCGCCTGCCCGAGAGCTGCGACAACGACGACGCCCAGCTTTACCTGCGCCCCCACGAGGTACGCCTGACTCAGACACCGGGCGAGGACGCCCACCTGCCGTTCCGCATCGAGGCGATCAACGTGATCGGCGCCGAAGTCCGCATCGAACTCAAGCCCGATGGCTGGGCCTGCGACGAGCTCTGGGAAGTCGGCATCAGCCACACCGAGTTCAACGCCCGCCGGCCCCAGCGCGGCGACCGCTGCTACGCGGTGCCGGAAGTGGGCCACCTGTTCTGCGAACACGCCGAGGAGCCGCGCACCCTGGACTGGGCGCAGCGCCAGGATGCCGAGATGCATCAGACGTCGTAA
- the cysW gene encoding sulfate ABC transporter permease subunit CysW has product MSAPKHRRVGDGALIRRSLIGLAVLLTVLLLFMPLVLIFVQAFADGWGSYIANIFDQYTLHAIGLTLFVALLTVPLNMVFGIFLAWLVTRFRFPGRKLLTTLIDIPFAVSPVVAGLLYLLLYGSNGWVGQWLGQYDIQLMFAWPGIVMVTVFVTCPFVARELIPLMQQQGREEEEAGVVLGASGWQLFRRITLPNIRWALIYGVILTNARAVGEFGAVSVVSGNIRGETNTLPLHVELLYQDYNIAGAFAASSLLAGIALITLVVKAIVEWRQSRI; this is encoded by the coding sequence ATGAGTGCACCGAAACATCGTCGCGTTGGCGACGGCGCGCTGATTCGCCGTAGCCTGATCGGGTTGGCCGTGTTGCTGACCGTGCTGCTGCTGTTCATGCCGCTGGTGCTGATCTTCGTGCAGGCGTTTGCCGACGGCTGGGGCAGCTACATCGCCAATATCTTTGATCAGTACACGCTCCACGCTATCGGCCTGACCCTGTTCGTGGCCCTGCTGACGGTGCCGCTGAACATGGTGTTCGGCATCTTCCTGGCGTGGCTGGTGACCCGTTTCCGCTTCCCGGGGCGCAAGCTGCTGACCACGCTGATCGACATCCCGTTCGCCGTGTCGCCGGTGGTGGCCGGTTTGCTCTATCTGCTGCTCTACGGCAGCAATGGCTGGGTCGGCCAGTGGCTGGGGCAGTATGATATCCAGCTCATGTTCGCCTGGCCCGGTATCGTCATGGTGACGGTGTTCGTGACCTGCCCGTTCGTCGCCCGCGAGCTGATCCCGCTGATGCAGCAGCAGGGCCGCGAAGAGGAAGAGGCCGGCGTGGTGCTGGGCGCCTCCGGCTGGCAGTTGTTCCGCCGCATCACCCTGCCCAACATCCGCTGGGCGTTGATCTACGGGGTGATTCTCACCAACGCCCGGGCCGTGGGCGAGTTCGGCGCGGTGTCGGTGGTGTCCGGCAACATTCGCGGCGAGACCAACACCCTGCCGCTGCACGTGGAACTGCTGTACCAGGACTACAACATCGCCGGGGCGTTTGCGGCCTCGTCCCTGCTGGCGGGCATCGCGCTGATCACGCTGGTGGTGAAAGCCATCGTGGAATGGCGCCAGAGCCGAATTTAA
- a CDS encoding PilZ domain-containing protein — MATCRRLTQTVNGTVAPFSKERKGIAMIRMHGEYRRHLRSGIRIPVTVSYADHAFETSTLDISVSGLRLKRPEGIFIRAGEKVDIHFRDKADTKVVATVMHTGQSHIGVQFYDRRFTGPELRAFYEVAPLWQRLSTRTRRALWKQGRRFAVFSANTYLRSLILALVRPRFIFAVYGNEKQVRSYFTPAMARRMPFNLLLGFIRNENMRGLMVAPQFLEDELQADSDKVRLYIERLQQDFPEARRIALVGRLPNFVKKAGIEIAPPLVEGSLGTRYMIWDIARQMRERPQYREQNSIVVLGGAGRIGNAVCQDLTSLYDRVIGLDPRYEEDNEITTDQGTVLQTASLEHLHDQPLYIALTQRGDDVLDLYTHMPAGAMIADDTHPCISLKVRERLQENRIEVEKIVLSHDQFMMWPRMPDWNNRDIPGCLVEALVLLNQPDIAEGGFDHFCRQAERLGFTGRLVRPLDE, encoded by the coding sequence ATGGCGACCTGTCGCAGATTGACCCAGACTGTGAATGGGACAGTTGCTCCATTTTCGAAAGAGCGGAAAGGAATCGCCATGATAAGGATGCATGGGGAGTATCGCCGGCATTTGCGGTCAGGGATCCGAATACCGGTGACGGTGAGCTATGCCGATCACGCGTTCGAAACCAGCACCCTCGACATCTCCGTAAGCGGGTTGCGCCTGAAACGACCGGAAGGAATCTTCATCCGCGCCGGCGAAAAGGTCGACATCCACTTCCGCGACAAGGCCGACACAAAGGTCGTGGCGACGGTGATGCATACCGGCCAGAGCCATATCGGTGTGCAGTTCTACGACCGTCGCTTTACGGGCCCGGAGTTGCGGGCGTTCTACGAAGTGGCGCCCCTCTGGCAACGGCTGAGCACCAGAACCAGACGCGCCCTGTGGAAGCAGGGCCGTCGCTTCGCCGTATTCTCGGCCAACACCTATCTGCGCTCGCTCATACTGGCCCTGGTCAGGCCCAGATTCATCTTCGCGGTGTACGGCAACGAGAAGCAGGTGCGCTCCTATTTCACGCCGGCCATGGCCAGACGCATGCCGTTCAATCTGCTTCTGGGGTTCATCCGCAACGAGAACATGCGCGGGCTGATGGTCGCGCCGCAGTTCCTGGAGGATGAGCTACAGGCCGACTCCGACAAGGTGCGCCTGTACATCGAGCGGCTGCAACAGGACTTCCCCGAAGCCCGGCGGATCGCGCTGGTCGGGCGCCTGCCCAATTTCGTCAAGAAGGCCGGCATAGAGATCGCCCCGCCCCTGGTGGAAGGCAGTCTGGGCACCCGCTACATGATCTGGGATATCGCCCGGCAAATGCGTGAGCGGCCACAGTACCGCGAGCAGAACAGCATTGTGGTGCTGGGCGGGGCCGGACGCATCGGCAACGCCGTGTGCCAGGATCTCACCAGCCTGTACGACCGGGTGATTGGCCTCGATCCCCGCTACGAGGAGGACAACGAGATCACCACCGACCAGGGCACGGTCCTGCAAACCGCGTCGCTGGAGCACCTGCACGACCAGCCGCTCTACATTGCCCTCACCCAGCGCGGCGATGACGTGCTGGACCTGTACACCCACATGCCAGCGGGCGCGATGATCGCCGACGACACCCATCCCTGCATCAGCCTGAAAGTCCGGGAACGCCTGCAGGAAAACCGGATCGAGGTGGAGAAAATCGTGTTGTCCCACGATCAGTTCATGATGTGGCCGCGCATGCCGGACTGGAACAACCGGGATATTCCGGGATGCCTCGTGGAAGCCCTGGTGCTGCTGAACCAGCCGGACATCGCGGAAGGCGGGTTCGACCATTTTTGCCGACAGGCGGAGCGGCTCGGTTTCACCGGCCGCCTGGTCAGGCCCCTGGATGAATAG
- the cysT gene encoding sulfate/thiosulfate ABC transporter permease CysT → MATTDVPARSASRLTAPKSKRVLPGFGLSLGISLFFISLVLLLPIAGLVIRAGGMGWDQFWFVITDPRVVASYKVTALAALGASLFNCVFGLLMAWVLVRYDFPGKRLLDAIMDLPFALPTAVAGITLATLFAENGWYGQVLSSMGIEVAYTPLGIVVAMAFTSVPFVVRTVQPVLEELAPEDEEAAMSLGASDFTVFRRILFPALWPAVVTGGALSFARSLGEYGAVIFIAGNSPYVSEVISLMIFVRLEEYDFPAASAIAAVVMTVSLLLLLAINIWQGRYLKRLHGG, encoded by the coding sequence ATGGCGACCACTGATGTGCCCGCGCGGTCGGCTTCCCGCCTGACCGCGCCCAAATCCAAACGCGTGTTGCCGGGGTTCGGTCTAAGCCTCGGCATTTCGCTTTTCTTCATCAGCCTGGTGTTGCTGCTGCCGATCGCCGGTCTGGTGATCCGTGCCGGCGGCATGGGCTGGGACCAGTTCTGGTTCGTGATCACCGACCCGCGCGTGGTGGCTTCCTACAAGGTCACCGCGCTGGCGGCCTTGGGCGCGTCCCTGTTCAACTGCGTGTTCGGGCTGTTGATGGCCTGGGTACTGGTGCGTTATGACTTCCCGGGCAAACGCCTGCTGGACGCGATCATGGATCTGCCATTCGCGTTGCCCACGGCGGTGGCCGGCATCACCCTGGCGACGTTGTTCGCCGAGAACGGCTGGTACGGGCAGGTGCTGTCGTCGATGGGCATCGAAGTGGCCTACACGCCGCTGGGCATTGTGGTGGCCATGGCGTTCACCAGCGTGCCGTTCGTGGTGCGCACGGTGCAGCCGGTGCTGGAAGAGCTTGCACCGGAGGACGAAGAGGCGGCCATGAGCCTGGGCGCTTCGGATTTCACCGTGTTCCGCCGCATCCTGTTTCCCGCGCTCTGGCCGGCGGTGGTTACCGGCGGCGCCCTGTCGTTCGCGCGCAGTCTGGGTGAGTACGGCGCGGTGATTTTCATCGCCGGCAATTCCCCCTACGTCAGCGAAGTGATCAGCCTGATGATCTTCGTGCGGCTGGAGGAGTACGACTTCCCGGCCGCCAGCGCCATTGCGGCGGTGGTCATGACTGTGTCGCTGTTGCTGCTGCTGGCCATCAACATCTGGCAGGGGCGCTACCTCAAGCGCCTGCACGGAGGTTAG
- the trpB gene encoding tryptophan synthase subunit beta: MKETSMQPDADGFFGPFGGSFVAETLMPLIQELQTCYQEARDDRDFQDQLAYFQSDYVGRPSPLYRADRLTEHFGGATIYLKREELNHTGAHKINNCIGQILLAKRMGKKRIVAETGAGMHGVATATVAARFGMPCVVYMGQTDMERQQPNVFRMKLLGAEVIPVSSGTGTLKDAMNEALRDWVAHVDDTFYIIGTVAGPHPYPAMVRDFQAVIGRETRSQILDKEGRLPDSLVACIGGGSNAMGLFHPFLGDGSVEMVGVEAGGLGVDSGKHAASLNGGVPGVLHGNRTYLLQDDDGQITDAHSISAGLDYPGIGPEHAWLHEQQRVDYVSVTDDEALEAFQLCCRLEGIIPALESAHALAEVAKRAPKLPPEHLMVVNLSGRGDKDMMSVADYLGSNRQGGHDHQPAEEGNA, from the coding sequence ATGAAAGAGACATCCATGCAGCCTGACGCCGACGGGTTCTTCGGACCGTTCGGCGGCAGCTTTGTCGCCGAGACGCTGATGCCCCTGATCCAGGAGCTCCAGACCTGTTACCAGGAAGCACGTGACGACCGCGATTTCCAGGATCAGCTGGCGTACTTCCAGAGTGACTACGTGGGCCGGCCCAGTCCGCTTTACCGGGCCGACCGGCTGACCGAGCATTTCGGCGGCGCGACCATCTATCTCAAGCGCGAAGAGCTCAACCACACCGGCGCGCACAAGATCAACAACTGCATTGGCCAGATCCTGTTGGCCAAACGCATGGGCAAGAAACGCATCGTCGCCGAGACAGGCGCGGGCATGCACGGGGTCGCTACGGCCACAGTGGCGGCCCGGTTCGGCATGCCCTGCGTGGTCTACATGGGCCAGACCGACATGGAGCGCCAGCAGCCCAACGTGTTCCGGATGAAGCTGCTGGGCGCGGAAGTGATCCCGGTCAGCAGCGGCACCGGTACCCTCAAGGACGCCATGAACGAGGCGCTGCGCGACTGGGTGGCCCACGTGGACGATACCTTCTACATCATCGGCACCGTGGCCGGACCGCACCCGTACCCGGCCATGGTGCGTGACTTCCAGGCGGTGATCGGCCGTGAAACCCGGAGCCAGATCCTCGACAAGGAAGGGCGCCTGCCCGACTCGCTGGTGGCCTGTATCGGCGGCGGCTCCAACGCCATGGGGCTGTTCCATCCCTTCCTGGGTGATGGATCCGTGGAGATGGTCGGCGTGGAAGCCGGTGGCCTGGGCGTCGACAGCGGCAAGCACGCGGCGAGCCTTAACGGCGGCGTGCCGGGTGTGCTCCACGGCAACCGCACCTACCTGCTGCAGGACGACGACGGCCAGATCACCGACGCCCACTCGATTTCGGCCGGGCTGGATTACCCGGGCATCGGCCCCGAGCACGCCTGGCTGCACGAGCAGCAGCGCGTCGACTACGTCTCGGTGACCGATGATGAAGCCCTCGAAGCCTTCCAGCTGTGCTGTCGCCTGGAAGGCATCATTCCCGCGCTGGAATCCGCCCACGCCCTGGCGGAAGTGGCCAAACGGGCACCGAAGCTGCCACCGGAACACCTGATGGTGGTCAATCTCAGCGGTCGGGGTGACAAGGACATGATGAGCGTTGCCGACTATCTCGGCAGTAACCGACAAGGTGGCCACGATCACCAGCCAGCGGAAGAGGGGAACGCGTGA
- a CDS encoding LysR family transcriptional regulator, which translates to MSQDLPPLSALRAFEATARLGSVTAAARELHVTHGAVSRQLRSLDEHFGAPLFSKAGRGIRLTRQGRQLQNGVGEAFARLRESCGELKRATEEAPFVLNCPGSLLSRWFIPRLERFQRELPDIKLQVGDSDSELDPRRSEGGAALLFSEPPFPADMEAIELAPEDICAVASPAQAHPFDPQRPDSIFTAPLLHTRSRPQAWPQWARAQGLDESRLEQALRNGQGFDHLYYLIEAALAGLGVAIAPRLLVEGDLASGRLVAPWGSIETSGRLCLLLPHYVSHRRGERLAEWLRLEINR; encoded by the coding sequence ATGAGCCAGGATCTGCCCCCATTGAGCGCACTGCGCGCGTTCGAGGCCACCGCCCGGCTGGGCAGCGTGACCGCCGCTGCGCGCGAATTGCACGTGACCCACGGCGCCGTCAGTCGACAGCTGCGCAGCCTCGACGAACACTTCGGCGCTCCGTTGTTCAGCAAAGCCGGGCGTGGCATCCGGCTCACAAGACAGGGCCGACAGTTGCAGAACGGCGTCGGCGAGGCCTTTGCCCGCCTGCGGGAAAGTTGCGGGGAACTCAAGCGCGCCACCGAAGAGGCGCCGTTCGTGCTGAACTGCCCCGGCAGTCTCCTGTCACGCTGGTTTATTCCGCGCCTGGAACGCTTTCAGCGGGAACTGCCCGACATCAAGCTCCAGGTCGGCGACAGCGACAGCGAACTGGACCCGAGGCGCAGCGAGGGCGGTGCCGCCCTGCTCTTCTCCGAGCCCCCGTTTCCCGCCGATATGGAGGCCATAGAGCTTGCGCCGGAAGACATCTGTGCGGTGGCAAGTCCTGCCCAGGCGCACCCGTTCGATCCGCAACGCCCCGACTCGATCTTCACCGCCCCCCTGCTTCACACCCGCTCACGCCCGCAGGCCTGGCCGCAATGGGCTCGCGCACAAGGGCTGGACGAATCACGCCTGGAACAGGCCCTGCGGAACGGCCAGGGCTTCGACCACCTCTACTATTTGATCGAAGCCGCCCTGGCCGGGCTGGGCGTGGCCATCGCGCCCAGACTGCTGGTGGAGGGGGACCTGGCCAGCGGACGGCTGGTGGCCCCCTGGGGATCGATTGAGACCAGCGGACGACTGTGCCTGCTGCTGCCGCACTACGTGTCCCATCGCCGGGGGGAACGACTGGCCGAATGGCTGCGACTTGAGATAAACCGATAG